A single genomic interval of Camelina sativa cultivar DH55 chromosome 11, Cs, whole genome shotgun sequence harbors:
- the LOC104725720 gene encoding dihydrodipicolinate reductase-like protein CRR1, chloroplastic encodes MAAVNCHFFKLSRHLKPSRPSFTCSASQPSQNNIKVIINGAAKEIGRAAVVAVTKARGMELAGAVDNHFLGEDIGLLCDMEEPSEIPVVSDLTMVLGSISQGKEVGVVIDFTDPSTVYENVKQATAFGMKSVVYVPRIKPETVSALSALCDKATMGCLVAPTLSIGSILLQQAVIMASFHYNNVELVESRPNAADLPSPEATQIANNISNLGQIYNREDSSTDVKARGQVIGEDGVRVHSMVLPGLPSSTQVYFSSPGDVYTVKHDIVDVRSLMPGLLLAIRKVVRLKNLVYGLEKFL; translated from the exons CTTCAAGCTATCACGACATCTCAAACCCTCAAGGCCTTCCTTTACCTGCTCCGCTTCTCAACcttcacaaaacaacataaag GTTATCATAAATGGAGCTGCAAAGGAAATAGGAAGAGCGGCTGTGGTTGCTGTGACTAAGGCCAGGGGAATGGAGTTAGCTGGTGCTGTCGATAACCATTTTCTTGGCGAGGATATTGGCTTG CTGTGTGACATGGAGGAGCCTTCAGAGATACCAGTAGTGAGTGATCTAACAATGGTCTTAGGCTCAATATCTCAG GGAAAAGAAGTCGGAGTTGTGATCGACTTTACAGACCCATCAACAGTGTATGAGAATGTAAAACAG GCAACTGCATTTGGGATGAAGAGTGTGGTGTATGTACCTCGGATTAAGCCAGAGACAGTATCTGCGTTATCTGCACTATGTGACAAGGCCACCATG GGATGCCTAGTAGCACCAACTCTATCCATAGGATCTATACTACTCCAGCAGGCTGTGATCATGGCCTCCTTCCACTACAACAATGTAGAACTCGTGGAGTCAAGGCCTAATGCAGCG GATCTTCCTTCTCCAGAAGCCACCCAAATCGCAAACAACATATCAAATCTTGGTCAGATCTACAACAGAGAGGATAGTTCAACAGATGTTAAG GCAAGAGGTCAAGTAATTGGAGAAGACGGGGTTCGTGTTCACAGTATGGTTCTACCGGGACTACCATCTAGTACACAAGTCTACTTCTCAAGTCCAGGAGAT GTTTACACTGTTAAACACGACATAGTTGACGTAAGGTCCCTAATGCCTGGCCTACTCCTAGCTATCAGAAAGGTGGTACGCCTCAAG AATCTGGTTTATGGCCTTGAGAAGTTCCTGTAG
- the LOC104725719 gene encoding protein COFACTOR ASSEMBLY OF COMPLEX C SUBUNIT B CCB2, chloroplastic isoform X2, whose translation MSIRICNLPFNSSFAPQPRARVSSRSTRVFARTENDTQQQQLNLSVLRFTFGIPGLDESYLPRWLGYGFGSLLLLNHFSASAPINEPQLRSEALGISLAAFSIALPYIGKFLKGSVVEQRTLPEEGEQVFVISSNIGDSLKEDLAWATYVLLRNTSTIAVLISIQGELCVRGYWNCPDQMSKAQLHDWFKKKVDEIGLADVKETLYFPQYEENGWVFAGSFYCWLCI comes from the exons atgagtatTCGAATTTGTAATCTCCCGTTCAATTCAAGCTTCGCGCCGCAACCTCGTGCTCGTGTCTCCTCAAGGTCTACGCGAGTCTTTGCTCGTACGGAGAACGAtactcaacaacaacaactcaatCTCTCTGTTCTTCGCTTCACTTTCG GGATTCCTGGGCTAGACGAATCTTATCTACCGAGATGGCTTGGGTACGGGTTTggatcacttcttcttcttaaccacTTCTCAGCTTCTGCTCCAATCAATGAACCTCAGCTG AGATCAGAAGCTTTGGGGATATCACTAGCTGCATTCTCAATAGCTTTACCTTACATTGGAAAATTTCTCAAG GGTTCTGTAGTGGAGCAGAGAACTCTACCTGAAGAGGGAGAGCAAGTTTttgttatatcatcaaatattgGAGATTCTTTGAAGGAGGATTTAGCATGGGCGACGTATGTTTTGTTGAGGAATACAAGTACTATAGCTGTG ttgATATCAATTCAAGGTGAGCTTTGTGTTCGTGGGTACTGGAATTGTCCAGATCAGATGTCAAAGGCTCAACTACATGATTGGTTCAAGAAAAAGGTGGATGAAATTGGCTTGGCTGATGTGAAGGAGACCCTTTATTTCCCTCAATATGAAG AAAATGGATGGGTTTTTGCTGGTAGCTTCTACTGCTGGTTATGCATATAG
- the LOC104725719 gene encoding protein COFACTOR ASSEMBLY OF COMPLEX C SUBUNIT B CCB2, chloroplastic isoform X1, which translates to MSIRICNLPFNSSFAPQPRARVSSRSTRVFARTENDTQQQQLNLSVLRFTFGIPGLDESYLPRWLGYGFGSLLLLNHFSASAPINEPQLRSEALGISLAAFSIALPYIGKFLKGSVVEQRTLPEEGEQVFVISSNIGDSLKEDLAWATYVLLRNTSTIAVLISIQGELCVRGYWNCPDQMSKAQLHDWFKKKVDEIGLADVKETLYFPQYEGSSASWDILPDGTRSLFVQPLIQDIYEPQKMDGFLLVASTAGYAYSDKDRAWIGAMAEKFRG; encoded by the exons atgagtatTCGAATTTGTAATCTCCCGTTCAATTCAAGCTTCGCGCCGCAACCTCGTGCTCGTGTCTCCTCAAGGTCTACGCGAGTCTTTGCTCGTACGGAGAACGAtactcaacaacaacaactcaatCTCTCTGTTCTTCGCTTCACTTTCG GGATTCCTGGGCTAGACGAATCTTATCTACCGAGATGGCTTGGGTACGGGTTTggatcacttcttcttcttaaccacTTCTCAGCTTCTGCTCCAATCAATGAACCTCAGCTG AGATCAGAAGCTTTGGGGATATCACTAGCTGCATTCTCAATAGCTTTACCTTACATTGGAAAATTTCTCAAG GGTTCTGTAGTGGAGCAGAGAACTCTACCTGAAGAGGGAGAGCAAGTTTttgttatatcatcaaatattgGAGATTCTTTGAAGGAGGATTTAGCATGGGCGACGTATGTTTTGTTGAGGAATACAAGTACTATAGCTGTG ttgATATCAATTCAAGGTGAGCTTTGTGTTCGTGGGTACTGGAATTGTCCAGATCAGATGTCAAAGGCTCAACTACATGATTGGTTCAAGAAAAAGGTGGATGAAATTGGCTTGGCTGATGTGAAGGAGACCCTTTATTTCCCTCAATATGAAG GTTCTTCAGCATCTTGGGATATTCTTCCTGATGGGACGCGTTCTCTTTTTGTACAACCTCTCATACAAGATATATATGAACCACAGAAAATGGATGGGTTTTTGCTGGTAGCTTCTACTGCTGGTTATGCATATAGCGATAAAGATAGAGCCTGGATTGGAGCTATGGCTGAAAAATTCAGAGGTTAG